A genomic stretch from Telopea speciosissima isolate NSW1024214 ecotype Mountain lineage chromosome 7, Tspe_v1, whole genome shotgun sequence includes:
- the LOC122667464 gene encoding uncharacterized protein LOC122667464, protein MKNLARPSSSAQGNRRSIPDAVWKGVWACKVQPKIRNFLWRACSNGLASGEGLSRRNVPVDPHCSRCGMLEDTDHILLDCPFARAVWFASSLSFHPPIVEPQISKAIQGWNSLISSNKRLGNDTFGLAAQICWSLWRARNDVLLGGKHLNPVEVSRQAEAEFEEFKTLSSHHSSFVPATGVPLPIQHWKPPAPLAFKLNVNASITEDKGGVGLALRDCNGLLVFAVSEPISKYSILLSEALAVRTGLL, encoded by the coding sequence ATGAAGAATCTTGCGAGGCCTTCTTCTTCAGCTCAGGGCAATAGGCGTAGCATCCCTGATGCAGTTTGGAAGGGCGTTTGGGCGTGTAAAGTCCAGCCGAAGATTAGAAATTTCTTGTGGAGGGCTTGCTCCAACGGCTTGGCTTCAGGGGAAGGTCTCTCTAGGAGAAACGTCCCTGTGGATCCCCATTGCAGTCGTTGTGGCATGTTGGAAGACACGGATCACATTCTCCTTGATTGCCCCTTCGCTCGAGCAGTATGGTTTGCCTCATCTCTTTCTTTCCACCCTCCAATTGTGGAGCCTCAGATCTCTAAAGCTATTCAAGGCTGGAACTCCCTCATCTCTTCTAACAAGCGTCTGGGTAATGACACTTTTGGTCTCGCTGCTCAGATTTGTTGGTCATTGTGGAGGGCTCGAAATGATGTTCTTTTAGGTGGTAAGCACTTGAACCCTGTTGAGGTGAGTAGACAGGCAGAAGCTGAGTTCGAGGAGTTCAAAACTCTCTCCTCACATCACTCTAGTTTCGTCCCTGCCACTGGAGTGCCCCTGCCTATTCAGCATTGGAAACCTCCCGCTCCTCTGGCCTTTAAGCTGAATGTCAATGCTTCTATTACTGAGGACAAAGGAGGTGTGGGTCTTGCTCTTAGAGACTGCAATGGTCTTCTGGTTTTTGCGGTGTCTGAGCCTATTTCCAAATACTCTATTCTCCTGAGCGAGGCTTTAGCGGTGAGAACAGGGCTACTGTAG